In the Aneurinibacillus soli genome, one interval contains:
- a CDS encoding response regulator transcription factor → MNHYSVLVVDDEKEIRDAIEIYLKNEGMTVIQAQDGIEAVEKLNEQTIHLIILDIMMPKLDGITTTCKIREEKNIPIIILSAKSEDMDKILGLQVGADDYVTKPFNPLELIARVKSQLRRYVTLGTYEGKETVIQINGLALDTSAKEVTVDGEVVKLTPTEYKIVELLMTNAGRVFSITEIYERVWKEPGFNAENTVAVHIRKIREKIEIDPKQPKYVKVVWGIGYKIEK, encoded by the coding sequence ATGAATCATTATTCCGTATTAGTTGTCGACGATGAGAAAGAGATTCGAGATGCGATCGAAATTTATTTGAAAAATGAAGGCATGACCGTTATACAAGCACAAGACGGCATCGAAGCTGTTGAGAAGTTGAATGAACAGACGATCCATCTCATTATTTTAGACATTATGATGCCAAAGCTTGATGGGATCACCACGACATGTAAAATACGTGAGGAAAAAAATATCCCCATTATTATTCTGAGTGCAAAAAGTGAAGATATGGATAAAATTTTAGGGCTTCAGGTTGGGGCTGATGACTATGTCACCAAACCATTTAATCCGTTAGAGTTGATTGCTCGGGTGAAATCGCAGCTAAGAAGATATGTGACCCTCGGCACATATGAGGGAAAAGAAACAGTCATCCAAATTAATGGTCTTGCATTGGATACGTCCGCAAAAGAAGTAACGGTAGATGGTGAGGTTGTGAAATTAACGCCGACTGAATATAAAATTGTCGAATTACTCATGACGAATGCCGGGCGTGTATTTTCCATTACGGAAATTTATGAACGGGTTTGGAAAGAACCAGGTTTTAATGCAGAAAATACGGTAGCCGTTCACATTCGTAAGATTCGGGAAAAAATCGAAATCGACCCGAAACAACCAAAATATGTAAAGGTGGTATGGGGAATTGGATATAAAATCGAAAAATAA